Proteins encoded together in one Hevea brasiliensis isolate MT/VB/25A 57/8 chromosome 16, ASM3005281v1, whole genome shotgun sequence window:
- the LOC110654245 gene encoding F-box/LRR-repeat MAX2 homolog A-like, whose translation MAVPTTASATTTTMNDIPDVILSNIFASISDTRTQNSFSLVNRKFLTLERATRTSLTLRGNTRDLYMVPTCFISVTDLDLSLLSPWGHSLLAFLAPSDPLLLAHRLGVEFPLVRSLTVYARSPSTFQIMLLQWPRLSRVKLVRWHQRPSSPHLGANFVSLFEHCKGLTCLDLSNFYYWTEDLPSILQVYSDFSKSLTCLDLLTVSLTDGFKAHEIQAITAACANLTKFLVACMFDPSYLGFIGDETLLAIVANCPKLSVLHLVDTSSLGNTRNDPEDEGCTGEDARISITGLVDFFLRLPLLEELVLCVCKNVRDSAVALEALNSRCPRLKMLRLEHFHGICMAVESQLDGVALCSGL comes from the coding sequence ATGGCTGTTCCAACGACCGCctctgccaccaccaccaccatgaaTGATATCCCTGATGTCATTTTATCCAACATTTTTGCTTCCATCTCCGACACACGGACACAGAACTCTTTTTCTTTAGTTAACCGCAAGTTCTTAACTCTTGAGAGAGCCACGCGCACCTCTCTTACGCTCCGAGGCAACACGCGGGACCTTTACATGGTTCCTACTTGTTTCATATCCGTCACTGACCTTGACCTTTCTCTACTCTCTCCATGGGGCCATTCTTTGCTAGCTTTCTTGGCGCCGTCAGATCCTCTCCTCTTAGCGCACCGCCTTGGTGTTGAGTTTCCACTTGTTAGGTCACTTACGGTGTACGCTCGATCTCCGTCCACTTTTCAGATTATGCTCCTTCAGTGGCCGCGATTGAGCAGGGTGAAGCTCGTCCGGTGGCATCAACGACCATCGTCGCCTCATCTAGGAGCGAATTTTGTTTCGTTGTTCGAGCATTGTAAAGGGCTTACTTGTCTCGATCTCTCGAATTTCTACTACTGGACGGAGGATCTTCCCTCGATTCTCCAAGTGTATTCGGATTTTTCCAAGTCCTTGACATGCTTGGATCTGCTCACGGTTTCATTAACTGATGGATTTAAGGCACACGAGATTCAAGCAATCACTGCTGCTTGTGCAAATCTCACCAAGTTTCTAGTTGCCTGCATGTTTGATCCGAGTTATCTAGGATTTATTGGAGACGAGACGTTGCTCGCCATTGTTGCGAATTGTCCCAAATTATCGGTTCTTCATCTGGTTGATACGTCGTCGTTGGGGAACACCAGGAATGATCCTGAGGATGAAGGATGTACTGGAGAGGATGCGAGGATTAGCATTACGGGGTTGGTGGATTTTTTCTTAAGGCTTCCATTGCTTGAAGAGCTGGTACTTTGTGTTTGTAAGAATGTTAGAGATAGTGCAGTAGCTTTGGAAGCTCTTAATTCTCGGTGTCCAAGGTTGAAAATGCTGAGGTTAGAGCACTTCCATGGTATTTGCATGGCAGTGGAGTCGCAGCTTGATGGGGTTGCCTTGTGTTCGGGGCTGTAG
- the LOC131174681 gene encoding F-box protein MAX2-like: MGLIEIARGCCRLAKFEVEGCKKITMRGMRTMACLLHKTLVEVKISACKNFDAVASLRALEPIRHRIERLHIDCIWDTLQEEGGTQEDDYAASHGFNLDETLSENAELEHSRCSKRIKYSAEMLYMQSNGDGFWSKSWDKLRYLSLWIGVGELLTPLPMASLDDCPNLEEIKIRIEGDCRGRHRLSQRAFGSSCLAQYPRLSKMQLDCSDTIGFALTAPSGQMDLSLWERFFLNGIGNLSLNELDYWPPQDKDVNQRSLFLPGAGLLAECLTLRKLFIHGTAHEHFMMFLLRIPNLRDVQLREDYYPAPENGMSTEMRVGSCSRFEDALNRRHILDYVNVTR; encoded by the coding sequence ATGGGTTTGATAGAGATTGCGAGAGGATGTTGTAGATTGGCAAAGTTTGAAGTTGAGGGATGTAAGAAGATTACAATGAGAGGCATGAGGACAATGGCTTGTTTGCTTCACAAGACTCTTGTTGAGGTCAAGATCTCTGCTTGTAAGAATTTTGATGCTGTAGCATCTCTGCGAGCTTTGGAGCCTATTAGGCATCGGATTGAGAGACTTCACATTGATTGTATATGGGATACTCTGCAGGAAGAGGGTGGTACTCAAGAAGACGATTATGCAGCTAGTCATGGTTTCAACCTTGATGAAACCCTCTCTGAAAATGCTGAACTTGAGCATTCTAGATGCAGTAAAAGAATCAAGTACTCTGCGGAAATGTTGTATATGCAAAGCAATGGAGATGGATTTTGGAGCAAGTCCTGGGATAAACTCCGATATCTTTCCCTCTGGATTGGTGTTGGCGAGCTTTTAACTCCATTGCCAATGGCTAGTCTTGATGATTGTCctaatttggaggagattaagatACGGATTGAAGGGGATTGCAGAGGCCGGCACAGACTATCACAGCGTGCATTTGGATCGAGCTGCCTTGCCCAATATCCCCGGCTGTCAAAGATGCAGTTGGATTGCAGCGACACAATAGGCTTTGCATTAACTGCCCCATCTGGACAAATGGATTTGAGCTTGTGGGAGAGGTTTTTCTTGAATGGGATAGGGAATTTGAGCCTCAATGAGCTTGATTATTGGCCACCACAAGACAAAGACGTTAACCAAAGGAGTCTGTTCCTTCCCGGTGCAGGGTTGCTTGCTGAATGTCTCACATTGAGGAAGCTCTTTATCCATGGAACAGCTCATGAGCATTTCATGATGTTCCTTCTCCGAATCCCAAACCTGCGGGATGTTCAGCTTAGGGAAGACTACTATCCAGCACCGGAGAATGGTATGAGCACAGAAATGAGAGTTGGTTCATGCAGCCGGTTTGAAGATGCCTTGAATAGGCGCCATATTCTCGACTATGTGAATGTTACACGCTGA